One window from the genome of Bacillus mesophilus encodes:
- a CDS encoding carbon starvation protein A — MYTFIAGVLLLIIGYFTYGKFVEKIFGPNSGRQTPAFTRTDGVDYLPMSEKKNSLIQLLNIAGVGPIFGPIMGALYGPVAFLWIVIGCIFAGAVHDYLTGMISIRNRGAHLPELAGKFLGKFMKHMVNFFAVLLLLLVGTVFVTAPAGLLHTLMNGSVAMGVIIAAIFVYYLLATLLPIDKIIGRFYPVFGALLLVSAVGVGGMLIITGAPIPELSLTNMHPDNLPIFPLLFLTISCGALSGFHATQTPIISRTTQNERQGRFIFYGMMIAEGIIAMIWAAAAMSVFDGSAGLQEVLAGGPGAVVSEVSIALLGAVGGTLAVLGVIILPITSGDTAFRSARMIIADYINVAQTKMMSRIWIAIPLFVLSFALTKIDFTLLWRYFSWANQSTAVIALWVATMYLFIAKKNYWIAMIPGVFMTYTTFAYILNAQIGFGLSINVSYIVAAIATVAIIAIFFIAAKKARLNNIPLEDELGNVA, encoded by the coding sequence ATCTTTGGTCCGAATTCAGGACGACAAACACCTGCTTTTACTCGTACGGATGGCGTTGACTATCTACCAATGAGTGAAAAGAAGAACTCATTAATACAGTTATTAAACATTGCAGGTGTGGGTCCCATTTTCGGTCCGATCATGGGTGCATTATATGGACCTGTAGCATTTCTTTGGATCGTAATCGGCTGTATTTTTGCCGGTGCTGTTCATGACTATTTAACAGGTATGATTTCTATTCGTAACAGAGGTGCTCATTTACCAGAGCTTGCAGGTAAGTTTTTAGGTAAATTTATGAAGCATATGGTTAACTTCTTCGCGGTATTATTACTACTTCTAGTAGGTACTGTGTTTGTAACAGCTCCTGCTGGACTACTACACACACTAATGAATGGCAGTGTAGCAATGGGAGTAATCATTGCAGCAATTTTCGTTTACTATCTATTAGCTACTTTACTACCAATTGATAAAATTATTGGTCGTTTCTATCCAGTGTTTGGTGCCTTATTATTAGTTTCTGCAGTTGGTGTTGGTGGGATGCTAATCATCACCGGTGCTCCAATTCCTGAATTGTCTTTAACAAATATGCACCCTGATAACCTACCAATTTTCCCATTATTATTCTTAACAATCTCTTGTGGAGCATTATCTGGTTTCCATGCAACACAAACACCGATTATCTCTCGTACAACTCAAAATGAACGTCAAGGCCGCTTCATTTTCTACGGAATGATGATTGCTGAAGGTATCATTGCTATGATCTGGGCAGCAGCGGCTATGAGTGTGTTTGATGGTTCTGCTGGTTTACAAGAAGTTCTTGCTGGTGGTCCTGGAGCTGTTGTAAGTGAAGTATCAATCGCATTATTAGGAGCTGTTGGTGGTACATTAGCGGTTCTTGGAGTAATCATTCTTCCAATCACTTCTGGTGATACAGCGTTCCGAAGTGCACGTATGATTATCGCAGATTATATTAACGTCGCTCAAACTAAAATGATGAGCCGTATATGGATCGCTATCCCATTATTCGTTCTATCATTTGCTCTAACAAAAATTGATTTCACTCTTTTATGGCGCTACTTCTCATGGGCAAACCAGTCAACAGCGGTAATTGCTTTATGGGTAGCTACCATGTATCTATTCATCGCTAAGAAAAACTACTGGATTGCTATGATTCCTGGTGTATTTATGACATATACAACCTTTGCATACATTTTAAATGCACAAATTGGGTTTGGCTTATCCATTAACGTCTCTTATATCGTTGCAGCCATTGCGACTGTTGCAATCATTGCTATCTTCTTCATAGCTGCAAAGAAGGCACGACTAAATAACATTCCTCTAGAGGATGAACTAGGTAACGTGGCTTAA
- a CDS encoding proline dehydrogenase family protein, with protein MEQLMRNFFLFLSKNKPLTKLAKKYGLHFGAGRFVAGETIDLAVKVIKDLNNKGLAVTIDYLGEFVDHEEEANEMADNSIDAIKAIGREKLDSQLSLKMTSMGLDISDDVVLRNMRRILEAAKEQGVFVTIDMEDYSRCAKTLDIFKQLRSEYDNIGTVLQSYLYRVADDIADLNQYKPNLRLVKGAYKESPEVAFPNKEDVDENLKKIIKMHLENGNYTAVASHDDAIIEYTKKVVKELNIPNDQFEFQMLYGIRPERQLELAKEGYKMRVYVPYGNDWYGYFMRRLAERPANVAFVVKGIFKK; from the coding sequence ATGGAACAGCTTATGCGTAACTTTTTCTTGTTTTTGTCGAAAAACAAACCGTTAACGAAGCTTGCGAAGAAGTATGGACTTCATTTCGGTGCTGGAAGATTTGTCGCTGGTGAAACAATTGATTTGGCAGTAAAGGTAATTAAAGACTTGAATAATAAGGGTCTAGCAGTCACGATTGATTATTTAGGAGAGTTTGTGGATCATGAAGAGGAAGCCAATGAAATGGCTGATAATTCAATTGATGCGATTAAAGCAATTGGTCGGGAGAAGCTTGATTCTCAGCTATCACTTAAGATGACATCAATGGGATTAGATATTTCCGATGATGTGGTTTTACGTAATATGCGTCGAATTCTTGAGGCTGCAAAGGAACAAGGGGTATTTGTTACCATCGACATGGAAGACTACTCACGTTGCGCTAAAACGCTTGATATTTTTAAACAGCTAAGATCTGAGTACGACAATATTGGAACCGTTTTACAATCATATCTATACCGCGTTGCAGATGATATTGCAGACTTAAACCAATATAAGCCTAACCTTCGTTTAGTAAAAGGGGCTTACAAAGAATCTCCTGAGGTAGCGTTTCCAAATAAAGAGGATGTCGATGAGAATCTAAAGAAAATCATCAAAATGCACCTTGAAAATGGAAACTATACGGCAGTTGCTTCTCATGATGATGCAATCATCGAATATACCAAAAAGGTTGTGAAAGAGTTAAACATTCCAAACGACCAATTTGAATTCCAGATGCTATACGGCATACGCCCAGAGCGTCAGCTAGAGCTAGCTAAGGAAGGGTATAAGATGAGAGTGTACGTACCATACGGAAATGACTGGTATGGCTACTTTATGAGAAGATTAGCAGAACGACCAGCAAACGTTGCGTTCGTTGTAAAAGGAATTTTCAAGAAATAA
- a CDS encoding rhodanese-related sulfurtransferase yields the protein MKYQVLLYYKYVHIEEPAVFMEEHRAFCERIGVMGRIYVAHEGINGTVSGTVEQTQQYMKEMREDPRFSDLIFKVEPSDEHAFKKLKVKVKPEIVNLHLEDDVDPNQLTGKHLSPKEFYEAMQEEDVIILDARNTYEYDLGHFKNAIRPDVETFRDLPQWVRENLADRKDKKILTYCTGGIRCEKFSGFLLKEGFEDVSQLNGGIVTYGYDEEVKGKHWDGKLYVFDERISVPVNRTEEANVVGKCYYCDQPEERYVKCGNPDCNKHLLLCEDCEHEHVRSCSQECAEHPRNRYVKEQENKEEVQL from the coding sequence ATGAAGTATCAAGTATTGTTATATTATAAGTATGTTCATATTGAAGAACCAGCTGTCTTTATGGAGGAGCATCGTGCTTTCTGTGAACGTATTGGTGTTATGGGAAGAATATATGTAGCTCATGAGGGAATTAATGGAACGGTATCAGGTACGGTAGAACAGACACAACAATATATGAAGGAAATGAGAGAGGATCCAAGATTCTCAGATTTAATCTTTAAGGTTGAACCGTCGGATGAGCATGCCTTTAAAAAGCTAAAGGTAAAGGTGAAACCCGAAATTGTTAATCTACATCTTGAGGATGATGTTGACCCTAACCAGTTAACAGGAAAGCATTTGTCTCCCAAGGAGTTTTATGAGGCCATGCAAGAGGAAGATGTTATTATTCTCGATGCCAGAAATACGTATGAGTATGATCTGGGTCATTTTAAAAATGCGATCAGACCTGATGTTGAAACCTTTAGAGATTTACCACAATGGGTCAGAGAGAATTTAGCTGACCGAAAAGATAAGAAAATTCTTACTTACTGTACGGGAGGAATTCGCTGTGAGAAATTCTCTGGCTTTCTCTTAAAGGAAGGATTTGAAGATGTTTCTCAGCTAAATGGTGGCATTGTCACTTATGGATACGATGAGGAAGTAAAAGGGAAACATTGGGACGGAAAACTATACGTATTTGACGAGCGGATTTCAGTTCCAGTTAATCGAACTGAAGAAGCAAATGTTGTTGGAAAATGCTATTACTGTGATCAACCGGAAGAACGCTATGTAAAGTGTGGAAATCCGGATTGTAATAAACATTTATTATTATGTGAGGACTGTGAGCATGAGCACGTCCGTTCATGTAGTCAGGAATGTGCAGAACATCCTAGAAATCGGTATGTAAAAGAACAGGAAAATAAGGAAGAAGTACAATTATAA
- a CDS encoding YusU family protein — translation MNEKLVDQLDGLVEKYTELLLGEANDELKKKVQAYVMYTHIAKSMPPLAKHWNETYPDAKEGLKELIAEIKEMNEAHREKSKR, via the coding sequence TTGAACGAAAAATTGGTTGATCAACTAGATGGTTTAGTTGAAAAGTACACAGAGCTTCTTTTAGGAGAAGCAAATGATGAATTGAAGAAGAAGGTTCAGGCATATGTGATGTATACTCATATTGCAAAATCGATGCCACCGTTGGCCAAGCATTGGAATGAAACCTATCCAGATGCTAAGGAAGGCCTAAAAGAGCTCATTGCAGAAATTAAAGAAATGAACGAGGCACATCGAGAAAAAAGTAAAAGGTAG
- the fhuF gene encoding siderophore-iron reductase FhuF gives MVSKQLQSNELELLRNYRLTVKDVPEGFSFPCSKLLDEKFVGEFLIELQEMYQIDEPYVAASQFMKRYGYNIMVPFLYSMSMFDKRLDFSLTSSVFQSYEDNGTWLPKLQLGNLDVTTVEDHRDSWRTASFKSIFRDHLSPVIEVLSVNAKVSRHNLWENAAVYIFWIYESMMEKEPNHPNLKEDFQALLEAEGTVFGSYSKNPIRKFYTEKKYISHKDSMLRVRKTCCFYNRLPDSEDGCSTCPQTCNVKIKEEMR, from the coding sequence ATGGTAAGCAAGCAATTACAATCTAATGAGCTAGAATTGTTAAGAAATTATCGTCTAACTGTTAAAGACGTACCAGAAGGTTTCTCTTTTCCATGCAGTAAGCTTTTAGATGAGAAATTTGTTGGTGAATTTCTAATCGAATTACAGGAAATGTATCAAATAGACGAACCTTATGTGGCTGCATCTCAATTCATGAAAAGGTATGGCTACAATATCATGGTTCCGTTTTTATATTCCATGAGCATGTTTGATAAACGTTTGGACTTTAGCCTTACCTCTTCTGTTTTTCAGTCATATGAGGATAACGGGACATGGTTACCTAAGTTACAATTAGGCAATCTTGATGTGACCACTGTAGAAGATCATCGTGACAGTTGGAGAACAGCTTCCTTTAAAAGTATATTTAGGGATCATTTGTCTCCCGTTATAGAAGTTCTTTCTGTTAATGCTAAGGTTTCTCGGCATAATCTGTGGGAAAATGCGGCTGTCTATATTTTTTGGATCTATGAAAGCATGATGGAAAAAGAGCCAAATCATCCCAATTTAAAAGAAGATTTTCAAGCCCTTCTAGAAGCAGAGGGGACAGTGTTCGGCAGTTATTCAAAAAATCCAATTCGTAAGTTTTACACCGAGAAGAAATATATTAGTCATAAAGACAGTATGTTAAGAGTCCGGAAAACTTGTTGTTTTTACAATCGATTGCCAGATTCTGAAGATGGTTGCTCCACATGTCCTCAAACGTGTAATGTAAAGATTAAAGAGGAGATGAGGTAG
- a CDS encoding ABC transporter ATP-binding protein: MSAIRTDSLTLSYGDSIIIKDLNLQIPKGEITVFIGGNGCGKSTLLRSLARLLKPQEGSILLEGNSIAKLATKDIAKQLAILPQGPNAPEGLTVQQLVKQGRYPHQSWLKQWSKEDEEAVNEALQSTGMTEFADRPVDSLSGGQRQRAWIAMTLAQDTDIILLDEPTTYLDMTHQIEILDLLFDLNEKEQRTIVMVLHDLNLACRYAHQVVAIKNQAVYAQGKPEDVINCDLVRDVFDVHCQVTQDPIFGTPLCIPHGRGRCILPQIGEVHGKQAITI, from the coding sequence ATGAGTGCCATTCGTACCGACTCTTTAACACTTTCATATGGCGATAGCATCATCATTAAGGATTTGAATCTTCAAATTCCCAAAGGAGAAATTACTGTATTTATTGGTGGAAACGGTTGCGGGAAATCTACACTCCTTCGTTCCTTAGCACGATTACTGAAGCCACAGGAGGGCTCCATTTTATTAGAGGGAAATAGCATTGCAAAGCTTGCAACGAAAGACATAGCTAAACAATTAGCGATTCTTCCACAAGGTCCCAATGCACCTGAGGGCTTAACGGTTCAACAGCTCGTAAAACAAGGGCGATACCCTCATCAAAGCTGGCTAAAGCAATGGTCAAAAGAAGATGAGGAAGCCGTAAACGAGGCTTTGCAATCTACAGGAATGACTGAATTTGCTGATCGTCCTGTTGACTCTTTATCAGGTGGTCAACGACAGCGTGCCTGGATTGCTATGACACTTGCTCAAGATACGGATATTATTCTTTTAGATGAGCCAACTACGTACCTAGATATGACTCATCAAATTGAAATACTAGATCTTTTATTTGATTTAAATGAAAAAGAACAGCGTACAATTGTGATGGTTCTTCACGATTTAAACTTAGCATGTCGTTATGCCCATCAGGTAGTAGCTATTAAAAATCAGGCAGTATATGCTCAGGGGAAGCCAGAGGACGTTATTAATTGTGATTTAGTTAGAGATGTTTTTGATGTTCATTGCCAAGTGACTCAAGATCCTATTTTTGGAACTCCTTTATGCATTCCGCATGGTAGAGGAAGATGTATATTGCCTCAGATAGGAGAAGTGCATGGTAAGCAAGCAATTACAATCTAA